AGTTGCTCAGCAGCCTTGCCCCATCCCTCGTGGAAGCCCATCTTCTCGTGCGTTTCCTTATCCTCGGCGCGCCAATGCAGCGCCTTCGCCGTATATTTCGTGCGCCCATTGCCGAGATCTTCGAGCAGGATGACGCCGGTGAAGAAAGGTTTCTCGGCAGGCACCCAGGCGCTGGTATAGGCATCGGTGAAGACGATCTTCTCGTTCTCGACGATCTCGAGATAGATGCCACGGTTCGGATACTGATTGCCCTCGGGATCTTGCATGACGATGACACTGGACCCGCCGGGGCGGACGTCGAGCGTCGCTTCCGCCACACCCCAGGGGCGCGGCACGAACCACTGTTTCATGAGGTCGGGATCGGTCCATGCCTTGTAGATCTTCTCGCGCGGCGCGTCGAATTCGCGAACGAGGACGAGTTCATGTTGCGTGCTGGCGGTCATTCGGCATCTCTCCAATTGAATGAAACCTGCTTCCCAGGTTGTAGCAAGGACGTATCGAAGTTTGCCTTTCCGACAGCGTGCCGATTTTTCCTGATTATTTTGCGGTCGGCTGCGTCGCCTCTTCCTGCATCTTGTCGATCTGCCGGCGGATATGAGCCGCTTCAGCCGCCGAATGGGCAAGCGCAATGGCGCGGTCGAAGGCTTCGCGCGCCTGGCAGGTCAAGCCAAGCTGCTTCAGCAGCCCGCCGCGCAGGCCGTGATAGTAGAAATAGCCGCCGAGTTTTTCGCCAAGCGGATCGATGAGATCGAGCGCATCCTGCGGTCCGCGCAGTTTGGAAACCACGACAGCGCGATTGAGCGTCACGACAGGAGACGGCTGGAGACGCTCCAGCGCGCGGTAGAGCAGATCGATCTCCACCCAGTCGGTATCCCCGGCACGTTTTGCCCGAGAATGGATCGCGGCGATGGCCGCCTGTAGCTGATAGGGGCCGGGTTGGCGGTGTCGCAGCGCCTTGTCGAGCAGCGCCAAAGCCTCGTTGATGAGGGGCTGGTTCCAGCGCGCGCGGTCCTGATCTTCGAGCAGCACGATCTCGTCCTCGGCGCTGAAGCGCGCCGGGCGGCGCGAGATCTGCAGAAGCATCAGTGCAAGCAGCCCCATCAACTCCGGTTCGGACGGGAAGATATACAGCATCAGGCGTGCCAACCGGATCGCCTCGTCGCTGAAGGCCGCAGCCTCATGCTTCGGGTCGGCCTGGCTATAGCCCTCGTTGAAGATGAGATAGATCATCGTGCTGACGATCGACAGCCGTTCGGCCCTTTCCCCAGGGCTTGGCGTTTCGAAAGGCACGCCGGCCTTCGCCACCCGTGCCTTGGCCCGGGTGATGCGCTGCTCCATGGCGCTTTCCGACACCAGGAAGGCACGGGCGATCTGCGGCACCGAAAGCCCGGAGACGATGCGCAGCGCCAGCGCGATCTGCTGGGTCGCCGGCAGATCCGGATGGCAGCAGATGAACAGCAGCCGCAGGATATCGTCGCGATAGTGGGAATCGTCCAGTCGCTCGGCGATGTCGCTTTCGGCATCCTCGGTATCGGAGATGACGTCCTCATCCGGCAAGGCCTGGAGCTTCGTCCGCTTACGCACCGCATCGATCCCGCTGTTTCGGCCGACGAAGATGAGCCAGGCCGCGGGATCACGCGGCGGCCCTTTCTCCGGCCATGTCCGGATCGCCCTCAGGCATGCCTCTTGAAACGCCTCTTCCGCAGTATCGAGAGTACGGAAATAGCGCAGCAGGGCGCCAAGGGCTTTCGGGCGGGCCGAGGCAAGTGCAAGGTCGATCCAGGCAATATCGGTCATGATGAAGCATCTCCCGGCCTGAAGACGTAGAAAGGCCGAATTTCGTAAGAGGTGGAACCTGGATTGACCGACGAAAGCTGTTTCGAGAAGGCGATCGCCTCATCGAGCGTTTCGAAGTCGACCACGTAGAAGCCGAGAAGCGCCTCTTTCGTTTCTGCAAATGGGCCGTCGATGACCAAAGCCTCGTCCTTGCCCTTGCGCACCGTCGTCGCCGCCGTCGTCGGCATCAACCTGCCGACGGGGCCGAGCTTGCCGGCTGCGGCAAGCGGCTCCTGCACGGCATAGAGCTTCTCCATGACGGCAGCCTCCTCCTCCTTGGTCCAGGCAAAGACGGTTTCCTCATGGGCGTAACAAAGGATTGCATAAAGCATCGGGTCACTCCTCTTTCCGAATGACGAAGGAGTAACCGCTTAGCCGACAGGCCGCATCAAAATTATTGGGGGAAATTCGTGATCTTGCAGAGCACGGCGATGCCGCAGCTGGGCATTTTGCCGGAGCGAACGAAGCTATATTGCGGCGCTGATTGCCCTCACCCTTCGCTCAGCGTTCGCTTGACCGCATTCTTCCAACCCTTGAGCTTTGCCGCCCGTACCTTCTCCTCCATGGCGGGTTCGAATCGCCGGTCCCGCTTCCACGTCGCCGAAAAGCCGTCTCTGTCCGGCCACACCCCTGCCCGGCTGCCGGCAAGCCATGCGGCACCCAGCGCCGTCGTCTCCAGGATCACCGGGCGGTCGACCGGGGCATCGAGCAGGTCGGCAAGACGCTGCATTGTCCAGTCGGAGGCGACCATGCCGCCGTCGACGCGCAGCACGGTGTCGTCGCCGCCATTCTTCCAGTCCTTCTGCATGGCATCGAGCAGGTCGCGGGTCTGGTAACAGACCGCTTCGAGCGCTGCCCGCGAGAGTTCCGCCGGACCGCTGTTGCGCGTCAGTCCGAAGATCGCGCCACGCGCATTGGCATCCCAATGCGGCGCGCCAAGCCCGGTGAAGGCGGGCACGAGATAGACCTCCTGGGTCGGATCGGCTCGTTCGGCAAGCCCGTTGGTCTCGGCGGCGCTGCCGATGATGCGAAGCCCGTCACGCAGCCATTGCACCGCCGCGCCAGCGATGAAGATCGACCCCTCAAGCGCATAGGTCGTCTGGCCGTTCAGGCGATAGGCGATGGTGGTCA
This Rhizobium sp. NZLR1 DNA region includes the following protein-coding sequences:
- a CDS encoding SRPBCC family protein, with amino-acid sequence MTASTQHELVLVREFDAPREKIYKAWTDPDLMKQWFVPRPWGVAEATLDVRPGGSSVIVMQDPEGNQYPNRGIYLEIVENEKIVFTDAYTSAWVPAEKPFFTGVILLEDLGNGRTKYTAKALHWRAEDKETHEKMGFHEGWGKAAEQLAELLAKM
- a CDS encoding RNA polymerase sigma factor, whose translation is MTDIAWIDLALASARPKALGALLRYFRTLDTAEEAFQEACLRAIRTWPEKGPPRDPAAWLIFVGRNSGIDAVRKRTKLQALPDEDVISDTEDAESDIAERLDDSHYRDDILRLLFICCHPDLPATQQIALALRIVSGLSVPQIARAFLVSESAMEQRITRAKARVAKAGVPFETPSPGERAERLSIVSTMIYLIFNEGYSQADPKHEAAAFSDEAIRLARLMLYIFPSEPELMGLLALMLLQISRRPARFSAEDEIVLLEDQDRARWNQPLINEALALLDKALRHRQPGPYQLQAAIAAIHSRAKRAGDTDWVEIDLLYRALERLQPSPVVTLNRAVVVSKLRGPQDALDLIDPLGEKLGGYFYYHGLRGGLLKQLGLTCQAREAFDRAIALAHSAAEAAHIRRQIDKMQEEATQPTAK
- a CDS encoding YciI family protein, whose product is MLYAILCYAHEETVFAWTKEEEAAVMEKLYAVQEPLAAAGKLGPVGRLMPTTAATTVRKGKDEALVIDGPFAETKEALLGFYVVDFETLDEAIAFSKQLSSVNPGSTSYEIRPFYVFRPGDASS